Proteins from a single region of Deltaproteobacteria bacterium:
- a CDS encoding GntR family transcriptional regulator, which translates to MEDPKPRAYENLRYRIMTHDLRPGELLNERELMAAYGIGRTPLREVLLELQRDGLIQRFPRSGTFVAPLDLHLFRQVIEIRINLEGFAAQLAAERITEAELEGLSRVLERVEELKGANSENLEPLTQCEFDFHNRLSQATHNRKLGGILHELHGISARFWHYLVFSREELLDQFKDHRDMIDALAERDAQRARRIMERHIQRFVDKVRESILK; encoded by the coding sequence GTGGAAGACCCAAAGCCAAGAGCCTATGAGAACCTCAGGTACCGAATAATGACCCACGACCTCCGCCCAGGGGAGCTTCTGAATGAGAGGGAATTGATGGCCGCCTATGGGATCGGCCGGACACCCCTGAGGGAGGTCCTTCTCGAACTCCAGAGGGACGGTCTGATTCAACGGTTCCCCAGGTCCGGAACTTTTGTGGCGCCCCTCGATCTCCATCTTTTCAGACAGGTCATCGAAATCCGTATAAATCTCGAGGGATTCGCAGCCCAACTGGCAGCCGAGAGAATCACCGAGGCAGAACTGGAGGGGTTGAGCCGGGTCCTCGAGCGGGTTGAGGAGCTGAAAGGGGCGAACAGTGAGAATCTGGAGCCCTTGACCCAATGCGAATTCGACTTTCACAACCGCCTCTCCCAGGCGACCCACAACCGGAAACTCGGGGGCATCCTCCATGAACTCCATGGGATTTCCGCCAGGTTTTGGCACTACCTCGTCTTCAGCAGAGAGGAGCTTCTCGACCAATTCAAGGATCACAGGGATATGATAGATGCCCTGGCAGAAAGAGACGCCCAGAGGGCTAGAAGAATCATGGAAAGGCATATCCAGCGTTTTGTGGACAAGGTTAGAGAGAGTATTCTGAAGTGA
- a CDS encoding ornithine cyclodeaminase family protein gives MKRIEFLYLSQEDVIDVGLTMKEVIPVIEDVLRQHALGKVENPPKPGVHPLRNAFIHAMPGYLSGKGVVGMKWVSSFPGNRGEGLPAVMGLVVLNDVHTGRPLAVMDCRWITAMRTGAASAVAAKYLARPETETIGIVGAGIQGRYNLLALSQVLPEIRLVRVFDVRRESMETYIASMSETLSLRIEAGKSLRDVIEGADVVVTATGRLDRPIFKEEWINPGALVLPVHHRGWENRALHGADKFVTDDWTQLQQAHRETGGFYGPLPRLYAELGEIVTGRKAGREDDRERIIDFNYGLAVEDVALAQEVFTGAKNRGLGTVLSLMEGDLPLC, from the coding sequence ATGAAGAGAATCGAGTTTCTCTATCTCTCCCAGGAGGACGTGATCGATGTAGGGCTGACCATGAAGGAGGTCATCCCGGTTATCGAGGACGTCCTCAGGCAGCACGCCCTGGGAAAGGTCGAAAACCCGCCCAAACCGGGAGTACATCCCCTTCGGAACGCCTTTATCCATGCGATGCCGGGCTATCTATCCGGCAAAGGGGTGGTCGGGATGAAGTGGGTGAGCAGCTTCCCCGGCAACCGGGGCGAGGGGCTCCCGGCGGTGATGGGTCTCGTCGTTCTGAACGATGTCCATACAGGGCGGCCTCTTGCCGTGATGGATTGCCGCTGGATCACCGCAATGAGAACAGGGGCGGCGTCCGCTGTAGCCGCCAAGTATTTGGCACGGCCCGAGACAGAGACCATCGGAATAGTGGGGGCCGGCATCCAGGGCCGTTACAACCTCCTTGCCCTCAGCCAGGTCTTGCCGGAGATCAGGCTCGTCAGGGTCTTCGATGTGCGGAGGGAATCCATGGAGACATACATCGCCTCTATGAGCGAGACCCTCTCCTTGCGGATCGAGGCGGGCAAATCCCTGCGGGATGTCATTGAAGGGGCAGACGTTGTCGTCACCGCAACAGGAAGACTCGACAGACCCATCTTCAAGGAGGAGTGGATAAACCCCGGTGCCCTCGTCCTACCGGTTCATCACCGGGGATGGGAGAACCGGGCCCTCCACGGGGCGGACAAGTTCGTCACGGACGATTGGACGCAGCTACAACAGGCCCACAGGGAGACGGGAGGATTCTATGGGCCCCTTCCCAGGCTTTACGCCGAGCTCGGGGAGATCGTCACCGGCCGGAAGGCCGGCAGGGAAGACGACAGGGAACGTATCATCGACTTCAACTACGGGCTCGCCGTTGAAGACGTCGCTCTAGCCCAGGAAGTCTTCACGGGGGCGAAAAACAGAGGGCTCGGAACCGTTCTGTCCTTGATGGAAGGAGATCTCCCCCTCTGCTGA
- a CDS encoding aminotransferase class IV: MLSDRTVYLNGDFVEWEKATVHVMSHSLARGSAIFEVIGLNQTEMGPSVFRLDEHVDRLFRTAALLSAELPLSKEGFESAVLATVRANSVSEGFVKVVCYYHETGFDILCSQKALDVCIVVVDPARDLEDYHPAPSRGVSACICKWRKLHPETAPVEAKVAGNYINGIMAGLEARRRGFDRGIMLDTQGFVAEASLESVFLVKDDALTACHLGTVLPSIGRKTLLEAAPRAGIKTVEKRVSPEALLESEEVFLCSSPDGMVPVNRIEGRVFDKVPGVVTEKLLTLLGEIRSGRNPEFRKWLFPATE; this comes from the coding sequence ATGCTGAGCGACAGAACGGTATATCTCAACGGAGACTTCGTGGAATGGGAGAAGGCGACGGTTCATGTCATGTCTCACAGCCTGGCCAGGGGATCGGCCATTTTTGAGGTTATCGGTCTCAACCAGACCGAAATGGGACCCTCGGTCTTTCGCCTCGACGAGCACGTCGACCGCCTCTTCAGGACTGCGGCACTTCTCTCCGCGGAACTCCCCCTCTCAAAGGAGGGTTTCGAATCGGCCGTCCTCGCAACCGTGAGGGCAAACAGCGTGAGCGAGGGCTTCGTCAAGGTCGTCTGCTACTACCACGAGACAGGCTTTGACATCCTCTGCTCCCAGAAGGCCCTCGACGTCTGCATCGTGGTCGTAGACCCGGCCCGAGATCTTGAGGACTACCATCCAGCTCCATCAAGAGGTGTGTCGGCCTGTATCTGTAAATGGAGAAAGCTCCATCCAGAGACCGCACCTGTTGAGGCCAAGGTTGCCGGAAACTACATAAACGGGATCATGGCCGGGCTGGAAGCCAGAAGGCGGGGCTTCGACAGGGGGATCATGCTCGACACCCAGGGTTTTGTTGCCGAGGCGAGCCTCGAATCGGTCTTCCTGGTCAAAGATGACGCGCTGACGGCCTGCCATCTCGGTACGGTCCTGCCGAGCATCGGCAGAAAGACATTGCTCGAGGCAGCGCCTCGCGCGGGTATCAAGACCGTCGAGAAACGGGTGAGTCCGGAAGCCCTTCTCGAGAGCGAGGAGGTCTTTCTCTGCTCTTCCCCGGACGGTATGGTGCCCGTCAATAGGATCGAAGGTCGGGTTTTCGACAAGGTGCCTGGAGTCGTCACCGAAAAACTCCTCACCCTTCTCGGGGAGATAAGATCCGGCAGGAACCCCGAATTCAGGAAGTGGCTCTTCCCAGCCACAGAATAG
- a CDS encoding NAD/NADP octopine/nopaline dehydrogenase family protein — MESRKVAVMGGGNASHTIAADLSRKGLLVNMFEMEEYAARMAEVFRTGRIEISGAAGSATVTLNLVTTDIREAVEDVELIFVPLPGFAISAYGHLLAPCLREEQIVLIMPGTLGSLEFRKILMSRGIRALPVVGETGGLPFATRLIGPGRVRVFHVRSVCGLATIPGDQGSLVYERVKDLYPFRLKGNVVETGLGHLTPLLHPAGSLLNAGRIERSHGEFYMYEEGMTPSVVRVMESLDRERLEIGNRLGLSLPTGVDMMVESGYGPRGTLWESLNGSAGLTPVKGPDSLEHRYVTEDIPYGLVAWASLGNAVGIDTPIMDALIEIGGAVMGRDCWKEGRNLEKMGLQGLGVEEIKAYLETGEHPSTRP, encoded by the coding sequence ATGGAATCAAGAAAGGTGGCTGTCATGGGAGGGGGGAACGCCTCCCACACGATAGCGGCGGATCTATCGCGGAAAGGCCTCTTGGTGAATATGTTCGAGATGGAGGAGTACGCGGCCCGTATGGCCGAGGTCTTCAGGACAGGGCGGATTGAAATCTCCGGAGCGGCAGGGAGCGCAACGGTTACACTCAATCTCGTTACCACGGACATCCGGGAGGCCGTCGAAGATGTGGAACTCATCTTTGTGCCCCTTCCCGGTTTCGCCATCTCCGCCTACGGACACCTCCTGGCACCCTGCCTGAGGGAAGAACAGATCGTGCTGATCATGCCCGGTACCCTGGGGTCTCTCGAGTTTCGCAAGATCCTAATGTCTCGCGGGATTCGGGCCCTGCCCGTTGTGGGGGAAACCGGAGGCCTCCCCTTTGCTACGAGGCTGATCGGTCCTGGAAGGGTCAGGGTGTTCCACGTCCGGTCCGTGTGCGGCCTTGCGACGATCCCTGGAGACCAGGGGAGTCTGGTCTACGAAAGGGTGAAAGATCTCTATCCCTTTCGGTTGAAAGGCAACGTGGTGGAGACCGGGCTCGGCCATCTGACCCCCCTCCTCCACCCTGCAGGCAGTCTCCTCAATGCCGGACGCATCGAGCGATCCCATGGGGAGTTCTACATGTACGAAGAGGGGATGACGCCCTCGGTGGTGAGGGTGATGGAATCCCTGGATCGAGAAAGGCTCGAGATCGGCAACAGACTCGGCCTCTCACTGCCCACCGGTGTCGATATGATGGTCGAGTCGGGATACGGCCCCAGGGGTACGCTGTGGGAGTCTCTGAACGGAAGCGCCGGACTGACCCCGGTCAAGGGGCCGGATTCCCTGGAACACAGATATGTCACAGAGGACATCCCCTACGGCCTGGTGGCCTGGGCCAGCCTCGGGAACGCCGTGGGAATAGATACTCCCATCATGGATGCTCTGATCGAGATAGGGGGCGCCGTGATGGGAAGGGATTGCTGGAAGGAGGGAAGGAACCTCGAAAAGATGGGGCTCCAGGGGCTCGGTGTGGAAGAGATAAAGGCCTATCTGGAGACCGGCGAACACCCTTCGACTCGGCCCTAG
- a CDS encoding ABC transporter substrate-binding protein yields MSGEGKERGLTRRDFIKSVSVAAAAGGALSVGLPREAEAAKKLKIGFMAPFTGPASRTGDMHRKGVEMALEDARAAGEIPVRVDGKVRDIEPVWVDSQSSPEKAVKAVTQAINRGVKMMVTGWHSSVAMACMDAEAPLKIVHLGHGGESQYINFKINDNPYKYRGWFKGWPSPPIYAGLYGPPLKYFIEKGLWKPRNRKAGVIVEDTDYGRGWGEALAVSLRTAGFDVMPYDVNAIDETEFTPLLTKYKAANVSILALTQTGGVPMYNLIKQIRAMGLKAIVIAHGLTWTAEWYQNTGAASDYTLAMDSPYAISPEQKLWLKRFKEKYGVEAAIAPSGQPYDYTRMAIKILNEVGTLKFEKLCNHIREKVKYKGVWQFFDFATYNDFWKDFSQEGTLHQLSRNDVRTGEYMKGFFFPLVQMFGGKHKIIWPVKLATAQFKAPPWV; encoded by the coding sequence ATGTCAGGAGAGGGAAAAGAAAGGGGATTGACACGGCGTGACTTCATCAAATCCGTAAGTGTGGCCGCCGCCGCGGGGGGCGCCCTGTCTGTCGGCCTGCCCAGGGAGGCGGAGGCGGCAAAGAAGCTCAAGATCGGGTTCATGGCTCCATTCACGGGACCGGCCAGCCGGACCGGCGACATGCACAGAAAGGGGGTGGAGATGGCCCTCGAAGATGCCCGGGCAGCCGGGGAGATTCCGGTTCGGGTCGACGGCAAGGTCCGTGACATCGAGCCCGTCTGGGTGGACAGTCAGTCGAGTCCGGAAAAGGCGGTCAAGGCCGTCACTCAGGCGATCAACAGGGGTGTCAAGATGATGGTGACGGGATGGCACTCTTCCGTGGCCATGGCCTGCATGGATGCAGAGGCTCCCCTCAAGATCGTTCATCTCGGCCACGGGGGCGAATCCCAGTACATCAACTTCAAGATAAACGACAACCCCTACAAGTATAGAGGGTGGTTCAAAGGGTGGCCGTCTCCCCCGATCTATGCAGGACTCTACGGGCCTCCCCTCAAGTATTTCATCGAAAAGGGGCTCTGGAAGCCGAGAAACAGAAAGGCCGGGGTCATCGTCGAGGACACCGACTACGGTCGGGGCTGGGGAGAGGCCCTCGCGGTAAGTCTGAGGACCGCGGGATTCGACGTGATGCCCTATGACGTGAACGCCATCGATGAGACGGAATTCACGCCTCTGCTCACCAAGTACAAGGCCGCCAACGTCTCGATCCTCGCCCTGACCCAGACCGGCGGGGTGCCCATGTACAACCTGATCAAGCAGATCCGGGCGATGGGCCTGAAGGCGATCGTCATCGCACACGGGCTCACCTGGACGGCAGAGTGGTATCAGAACACCGGGGCGGCTTCAGACTACACTCTGGCCATGGATTCCCCCTATGCCATCAGCCCGGAGCAGAAGCTGTGGCTCAAGCGGTTCAAGGAGAAGTACGGCGTGGAAGCGGCGATCGCTCCTTCGGGCCAGCCCTATGACTACACCCGGATGGCGATCAAGATCCTCAATGAAGTGGGGACTCTCAAATTCGAGAAGCTCTGCAACCACATCAGGGAGAAGGTAAAGTACAAGGGGGTCTGGCAGTTCTTCGATTTCGCCACCTACAACGACTTCTGGAAGGATTTCTCGCAGGAGGGGACTCTCCATCAGCTCTCCAGGAACGACGTGAGGACCGGTGAATATATGAAGGGGTTCTTCTTCCCCCTGGTGCAGATGTTCGGTGGAAAGCACAAGATCATCTGGCCCGTGAAACTCGCCACTGCCCAGTTCAAGGCCCCTCCGTGGGTCTAG
- a CDS encoding FAD-binding oxidoreductase, whose translation MGRIYVPGAGENHRADTVVIGGGIVGTATAFWLSRAGLDVILVEMRDGLSTLTTTASVECFRAQFTEPAMAALARKSIEIFENFADVVGIPGYDISLHQQGYLFITDDPKMVDDLESAVEQYHKLGIADSEFLSGEEIRARFPFVSPAVVAGTFRQRDGWLSTHEVTQGFAKGCGASFFTETRATAIVLDDQGVCRVETTRGDIETRTVVDAAGPFAGQVARMVGIELPLEPVRRQRVFVTPSPLIPQDAPFTVDLVNGSYWRPEVGGALLAWVDPDEPVSEPSERLKVDWDFPAVALDKVMRLTPFWEEVAGGMKKRDIIVSAGQYVYTPDDQPLIGPVAEVPGFYVNCGYWAGVMLSPEAGKWVADLISGEMAQEDNPLRPSRFEEGTAGKGKSFLSGH comes from the coding sequence ATGGGCCGGATATATGTTCCCGGAGCCGGGGAGAACCATAGGGCAGACACCGTTGTGATCGGCGGAGGAATCGTTGGAACCGCCACGGCCTTCTGGCTTTCAAGGGCCGGGCTCGACGTGATCCTGGTCGAGATGCGTGACGGGCTCTCCACACTTACAACCACCGCATCCGTAGAGTGCTTCCGCGCCCAGTTCACCGAGCCGGCCATGGCGGCTCTGGCCCGGAAAAGCATAGAGATCTTTGAGAACTTCGCAGATGTTGTCGGTATTCCAGGATATGACATCTCTCTCCATCAGCAGGGTTATCTCTTCATCACCGACGATCCGAAAATGGTGGACGATCTGGAGTCGGCCGTCGAGCAATACCACAAACTGGGAATCGCCGACTCTGAGTTCCTCTCCGGAGAAGAGATTCGGGCCAGGTTTCCCTTTGTCTCGCCCGCCGTGGTGGCAGGCACCTTTCGCCAGCGCGACGGATGGCTCTCGACACATGAGGTGACCCAGGGGTTTGCCAAGGGATGCGGCGCCAGTTTCTTTACCGAAACAAGGGCCACAGCCATAGTCCTCGACGATCAGGGCGTCTGCCGGGTGGAGACGACTCGAGGAGATATCGAAACCAGGACAGTGGTGGATGCCGCAGGTCCATTCGCCGGCCAGGTTGCCCGGATGGTCGGGATCGAGCTTCCCCTGGAGCCGGTTCGCAGGCAGCGGGTTTTTGTGACGCCCTCTCCCCTCATACCTCAGGACGCTCCTTTTACCGTGGATCTTGTCAACGGCTCCTATTGGAGGCCGGAGGTAGGGGGAGCTCTTCTTGCCTGGGTGGATCCTGATGAGCCCGTGAGCGAGCCTTCAGAGAGGCTCAAGGTAGACTGGGACTTTCCAGCCGTCGCCCTGGACAAGGTCATGCGCCTCACCCCCTTTTGGGAGGAAGTAGCCGGGGGAATGAAGAAAAGGGACATCATCGTCTCGGCGGGGCAGTACGTATACACGCCGGATGATCAGCCCCTTATCGGACCCGTGGCAGAGGTTCCGGGCTTCTATGTCAACTGCGGGTACTGGGCTGGTGTGATGCTTTCCCCTGAAGCCGGCAAATGGGTGGCCGATCTTATTTCAGGAGAGATGGCCCAGGAGGACAACCCCCTCCGTCCGAGCAGGTTTGAGGAAGGGACGGCCGGAAAGGGCAAGAGCTTCCTGAGTGGTCACTGA
- a CDS encoding hydantoinase B/oxoprolinase family protein: MKEAKIDRILVSVFQRRFKSITEEMSIALTRTTRSPILCEAKDFVTGLYDARGRMLEQTENLPILAFSLGPVCQYIVDYFGNEIYPGDVIFHNDVFSMGNQNNDVAVYKPIFYKDRLVAWAACKGHQADIGGAVQGGYNPQATEVFQETLRIPPVKVYERGKLRKDVWRLIFANIRLKIVEEDMKAEMGSCVVGERRMLELVERYGLDVYEAHKEFLFDSTEKMMRSEIRSIPNGLYSGEASGYFDGRTPGSKYTIRVKITVEDEKIIFDYTGTDPQTSGFVNGTYTSSASATLLTFLQMVNPDIPHNDGMVRPLEIIIPEGTILNAAYPAATTYGNHLCPINANAIMRALGPAIPDRVTAEWNALLCSLITGRDPRKNTPYVDIGFMGLKGGSGGIKGTDGYDHIGMIDASGGVLDQDYEMFEQQTPHLLHQHEYWRDSAGAGQWRGGLGVVTVFRIGGEETKVITFGEGDVEAPRGARGGKPGTLNRIELRYPDGTVYHCTTKDLVENVPEGTIYYQEAGGGGGYGPPYERPVEKVQEEVRNDIISPEKAREDYGVVIDPETFEVDMEATRKIRRDSRPPG, from the coding sequence ATGAAAGAGGCCAAGATCGACAGGATCCTCGTTTCCGTCTTCCAGCGGCGTTTCAAATCGATTACCGAGGAGATGAGCATCGCCCTCACCCGGACTACGCGCTCTCCCATCCTCTGTGAGGCAAAGGACTTTGTAACCGGCCTCTACGATGCCCGGGGGAGGATGCTCGAGCAGACGGAGAACCTCCCCATTCTGGCCTTCTCCCTCGGACCGGTCTGCCAGTACATCGTCGATTACTTTGGGAACGAGATCTACCCGGGTGACGTGATTTTTCACAACGACGTCTTTTCCATGGGGAATCAGAACAACGACGTGGCTGTCTACAAGCCCATCTTCTACAAAGACCGCCTCGTGGCCTGGGCGGCCTGCAAGGGTCACCAGGCCGACATCGGTGGAGCGGTCCAGGGCGGCTATAATCCACAGGCCACAGAGGTGTTTCAGGAAACACTCAGAATCCCGCCCGTGAAGGTCTATGAGAGGGGGAAGCTTCGAAAGGACGTCTGGAGACTCATATTTGCCAACATCCGCCTCAAGATCGTCGAGGAGGACATGAAGGCGGAGATGGGGAGTTGTGTTGTGGGAGAACGCCGGATGCTCGAACTCGTGGAGCGCTACGGCCTGGATGTCTACGAAGCACACAAGGAGTTTCTCTTCGATTCCACGGAGAAGATGATGCGTTCCGAGATCCGAAGCATTCCCAACGGCTTGTACTCCGGGGAGGCCTCCGGATACTTCGACGGGAGGACTCCGGGCTCAAAGTACACGATCCGTGTTAAGATCACGGTCGAGGACGAGAAGATCATCTTCGACTACACCGGCACAGACCCCCAGACCTCGGGTTTTGTGAACGGAACCTATACATCGAGCGCCTCAGCCACCCTTCTCACCTTTCTCCAGATGGTCAACCCGGATATACCTCACAACGATGGAATGGTGCGTCCCCTGGAGATCATCATTCCAGAAGGCACAATTCTGAATGCGGCCTATCCCGCGGCAACCACCTATGGAAACCATCTCTGCCCCATCAATGCCAATGCGATCATGCGGGCTCTCGGTCCCGCCATTCCGGACAGGGTCACGGCTGAATGGAATGCCCTGCTGTGCAGTCTGATCACCGGTCGAGACCCTCGCAAGAACACTCCCTATGTGGACATCGGGTTTATGGGGCTCAAGGGGGGCTCAGGGGGCATCAAGGGAACAGACGGCTACGACCACATCGGAATGATAGACGCTTCAGGAGGGGTCTTGGACCAGGATTACGAGATGTTTGAGCAGCAGACCCCTCATCTCCTCCACCAGCACGAGTACTGGAGAGATTCGGCAGGGGCGGGCCAGTGGAGAGGGGGGCTCGGGGTTGTGACGGTCTTCAGAATCGGGGGAGAGGAGACAAAGGTCATAACCTTCGGCGAGGGAGACGTGGAGGCTCCCAGGGGAGCCCGCGGCGGGAAACCGGGTACTCTCAATCGCATCGAACTGCGTTACCCAGATGGTACGGTCTACCATTGCACCACCAAGGATCTGGTGGAGAACGTCCCGGAAGGGACGATCTACTACCAGGAAGCCGGTGGAGGCGGGGGCTATGGTCCCCCTTACGAGCGCCCGGTCGAAAAGGTGCAGGAAGAGGTACGGAACGACATCATCTCGCCGGAAAAGGCGAGGGAGGACTACGGCGTAGTCATCGATCCAGAGACCTTCGAGGTGGATATGGAGGCTACCCGAAAGATCCGCCGAGACTCCCGGCCACCGGGCTAG
- a CDS encoding VOC family protein: MGVVYVHTNLVAGDWRRLAAFYETVFGCRPVPPERDLSGRWLDRATGLAGARISGIHLRLPGHGENGPTLEIFQYASLAGRPATAPNAPGFSHVAFGVDDVAETARAVFDAGGRPVGELVSHEVSGIGLLTFQYVADPEGNIIEIQNWKRGRE, translated from the coding sequence ATGGGAGTCGTGTATGTACACACCAATTTGGTCGCGGGCGACTGGAGGCGCCTTGCTGCTTTCTATGAGACCGTGTTCGGGTGTAGACCCGTACCACCGGAGCGGGACCTGTCGGGTAGATGGTTGGACAGGGCCACCGGACTGGCCGGAGCGCGGATTTCCGGCATACATCTTCGCCTCCCCGGCCACGGGGAGAACGGCCCCACTCTGGAGATTTTTCAATACGCTTCCCTGGCTGGGCGACCGGCGACCGCCCCGAATGCACCGGGATTCTCACACGTCGCCTTTGGAGTGGATGACGTGGCCGAGACCGCCAGAGCGGTCTTTGATGCAGGGGGACGACCCGTAGGAGAGCTCGTAAGCCACGAGGTTTCCGGTATCGGTCTTCTGACCTTCCAGTATGTGGCTGACCCGGAAGGAAATATCATCGAGATTCAAAACTGGAAACGCGGGAGAGAGTAA
- a CDS encoding phosphotransferase, which produces MRAEGLRADRGMLAGIDEKIERYLRDLPPGVLDRGYPDSIEILEMMPGAYNLNFHIRVDGREFVFRINIEQQSGLPNQVEYEFAILRFLEPHRLAPKAYYCDNKRDYFDFGILIEQYLQGPHLSLDMEEMPRVAELLARLHSLGPRHEGLVVWQDPLADTYDLVQKDLKEYQAKRASEQRTIGLAKRLLDRAEPSVDRFGRLFAPASLNHTDVVCDNFVKTTEGLRLIDWEKPRIDDSTYDLCCFLSEPAQLWCSQRVLDPGGRESFLKTYADLTGENPDRLWEKVRIREPLVSLHWILWGATKLCDLRERRTVPELLTAHEEKTARYERIAHPDNIERLLGSS; this is translated from the coding sequence GTGAGAGCGGAGGGGTTGAGAGCCGACAGGGGGATGCTGGCCGGAATCGATGAAAAGATCGAGCGATACCTGAGAGACCTACCTCCAGGTGTCCTGGACCGAGGCTACCCGGACTCGATCGAAATCCTGGAGATGATGCCCGGTGCGTACAACCTCAACTTCCACATCAGGGTAGACGGCAGGGAGTTTGTCTTCCGGATCAATATCGAGCAGCAGAGCGGTCTCCCCAACCAGGTGGAGTATGAATTCGCGATCCTGAGGTTCCTCGAACCTCACCGGCTCGCACCGAAGGCCTATTACTGCGATAACAAACGGGACTATTTCGACTTCGGGATCCTCATCGAACAATACCTGCAAGGCCCTCATCTCTCCCTCGACATGGAGGAGATGCCGCGGGTTGCGGAACTGCTCGCCAGACTCCATTCCCTCGGCCCCCGGCACGAGGGTTTGGTGGTCTGGCAGGACCCCCTGGCTGACACCTACGACCTGGTTCAAAAGGATCTCAAGGAATATCAGGCCAAGAGGGCCTCGGAGCAGCGGACCATCGGTCTTGCAAAGAGACTCCTGGACAGGGCAGAGCCGTCTGTGGACCGATTCGGCCGCCTCTTTGCCCCGGCAAGCCTGAATCATACCGACGTGGTCTGCGACAATTTCGTGAAGACCACGGAGGGGCTGAGGCTTATCGACTGGGAGAAGCCGAGGATAGACGATTCGACTTACGATCTCTGCTGTTTCCTCTCCGAGCCGGCCCAGCTCTGGTGCTCTCAGAGGGTTCTCGATCCAGGGGGACGCGAGAGCTTCCTGAAGACCTATGCCGATCTGACCGGAGAAAACCCGGATCGCCTCTGGGAAAAGGTGCGTATCCGTGAACCTCTGGTCTCACTCCACTGGATTCTCTGGGGAGCAACAAAGCTCTGCGACCTCAGGGAACGCCGCACCGTGCCGGAACTGCTCACGGCTCACGAGGAAAAGACGGCCAGATACGAGAGAATCGCCCATCCCGACAACATCGAAAGACTCCTGGGATCCTCTTGA